The following are from one region of the Nostoc cf. commune SO-36 genome:
- a CDS encoding NHLP bacteriocin system secretion protein — MVEQKQNLFRKESLERLSSPERLDQLMQVVSPKSWLPLTALGSLVAVAVVWSIYGRIPITVEGQGVLIYPRNVLPLQSKGAGQLLALNVNVGDVVKKGDVLATVDQVDLRKQLQLAQAKLVQLEDQDRNASLLQGQRQQLDTKAIQEQRLTLEQRLKIVQDLTPVLREKGLVSIGRDRLNSQRRLQTLQGLLPTHKKRLENRQKLLKEGAIPDDVVLEARQQYDNARASIDEAESQLKQLDLKEADAQQQYLSNLNEIKNIQAQLQEQNSKVATLAQEDLQTTTTRKNEIQEVRREIAKLEQQLGNNSQIISQHSGRILEITVTTGQVVDAGTRLGSIDAENPSIKMVGITYFPVGEGKKIQPGMTLQITPKTVKRERFGGIVGKITTVSAFPITREAAASVVGNPEVVAGLVGEKQEAFIQVFADLKPDSTTFSGYEWSSSDGPQLKISSGTTTSVRVKVEERSPITFVLPILRSVSGIY, encoded by the coding sequence ATGGTCGAACAAAAACAAAATTTATTCCGAAAAGAGTCATTAGAGCGTTTATCTTCACCTGAAAGATTAGACCAATTAATGCAAGTAGTTAGCCCTAAAAGTTGGCTGCCTTTAACAGCTTTGGGTTCCTTGGTAGCCGTCGCTGTAGTCTGGAGTATTTATGGACGGATTCCCATCACTGTAGAAGGTCAAGGGGTACTAATTTATCCACGCAACGTTTTGCCGTTGCAATCCAAAGGCGCAGGGCAGTTACTGGCTCTAAATGTCAATGTTGGGGATGTGGTCAAGAAGGGAGATGTACTGGCAACAGTTGACCAAGTTGATTTGCGTAAGCAATTACAACTAGCGCAAGCTAAACTAGTCCAACTGGAGGATCAAGATCGCAACGCTAGTTTGTTACAAGGGCAGCGTCAGCAGCTTGACACAAAAGCAATCCAAGAGCAACGCTTAACTCTTGAGCAAAGACTCAAGATTGTGCAGGATTTGACACCCGTGTTGAGGGAGAAAGGGCTAGTGTCTATTGGGCGCGATCGCCTCAACTCACAACGACGCTTGCAAACACTCCAAGGGCTGCTTCCTACTCATAAAAAGAGACTAGAAAACCGCCAGAAGCTTTTGAAAGAAGGCGCAATTCCTGATGATGTAGTCTTGGAAGCGCGGCAACAATACGACAATGCGCGTGCAAGCATCGATGAAGCTGAATCTCAGTTGAAGCAATTAGACCTTAAGGAAGCAGATGCACAACAGCAATATCTTTCAAATCTGAACGAGATCAAAAACATCCAAGCTCAGTTGCAAGAACAGAATAGTAAAGTAGCTACTCTCGCTCAAGAAGACCTGCAAACTACAACTACCCGCAAAAACGAGATTCAAGAAGTCAGGCGAGAGATTGCCAAACTAGAACAGCAATTAGGCAATAACAGCCAGATTATTTCTCAACACTCAGGACGTATTCTCGAAATCACTGTGACAACAGGGCAGGTGGTTGATGCTGGAACCCGTTTAGGGAGTATAGATGCAGAAAATCCATCTATCAAAATGGTTGGCATCACCTATTTTCCTGTTGGAGAAGGCAAGAAAATTCAACCAGGTATGACGCTGCAAATTACACCCAAAACCGTGAAGCGGGAACGCTTTGGTGGTATTGTCGGTAAAATTACCACTGTCTCAGCATTTCCGATTACCAGAGAAGCAGCCGCTAGTGTAGTGGGTAATCCTGAAGTGGTTGCAGGTTTGGTGGGGGAAAAGCAAGAGGCATTTATTCAAGTATTTGCTGACTTGAAGCCAGATTCTACCACCTTTAGCGGCTACGAGTGGTCTTCTTCCGATGGGCCGCAGCTGAAAATCTCTTCTGGAACGACTACATCTGTGCGAGTCAAGGTGGAAGAACGATCGCCAATTACGTTTGTTTTACCTATTCTGAGGTCTGTCAGTGGTATCTACTAA
- a CDS encoding NHLP family bacteriocin export ABC transporter peptidase/permease/ATPase subunit, whose translation MVSTNPSLVAPINPLQYLQNLLKNPGKRVKTPTLLQMEAVECGAAALGIILGYYGRIVPLSELRGECGVSRDGSKASNVLKAARSYGLLAKGFKKELDQLPDLSPPYIVFWNFNHFLVVEGFSSSWVYLNDPATGPRKVSRQEFDEGYTGVVLVIEPGAEFEKGGRKPSLILSLWSRLKGATGVLIYCLLAGFLLTLVGLAVPVFSQVFVDEILVQGRQHWLRPLLLAMAIAAVLQGVLTLLRLRYLRRLKVKLSVGMSSRFLWHILHLPVNFYAQRFAGEISNRTSLNDQVADVLSGRLATTVIDAVMVIFYALLMLQYDWVLTLVVASFATVNVLTLQWISRQRVDANQRLIQEYGKAAGASIAALQSIETLKASGLESDFFSRWSGYYTKAINSQQELGVTNQTFSILPTLLSSLSSMALLIVGGLRVMDGHLSIGMLIAFQGLMQSFLLPVNNLVSFGSTLQEMEGNLIRLDDVLDNPIDEAGGAGEEKISLFPSSPLPRLQGYIELENVTFGYSRLDPPLIENFSLSVKPGQRVALVGGSGSGKSTIAKLVSGLYEPWEGEICFDGQPRKQIPQSILTNSVALVEQDILMFGGTVRENLTLWDTTVPDKNLVRASKDAAIDDVIFSMSGGFDAELIEGAANLSGGQRQRLEIARALVNNPSILIMDEATSALDSETEKIIDQNLRRRGCTCLIVAHRLSTIRDCDEIIVLERGKVVQRGTHEELWQVEGVYSRLISSEEGA comes from the coding sequence GTGGTATCTACTAATCCATCATTAGTGGCACCGATTAATCCTTTGCAGTACCTGCAAAACCTGCTAAAAAATCCAGGTAAGCGGGTAAAGACACCTACGCTTTTGCAAATGGAGGCAGTAGAATGTGGTGCCGCAGCTTTAGGAATTATTTTGGGTTACTATGGTCGGATTGTGCCTTTGTCAGAACTGCGTGGAGAGTGTGGAGTCTCCCGCGATGGCAGCAAAGCTTCTAACGTCCTCAAAGCTGCCAGAAGCTATGGACTCCTTGCAAAAGGCTTTAAAAAGGAACTGGATCAACTTCCAGACCTCAGCCCTCCCTATATTGTGTTTTGGAACTTCAACCACTTCTTAGTAGTAGAGGGATTTAGTTCTAGTTGGGTTTATCTTAATGACCCAGCCACTGGGCCGCGAAAGGTGTCCCGACAGGAATTTGACGAGGGGTATACCGGAGTTGTGCTGGTTATAGAACCAGGGGCGGAGTTTGAAAAAGGGGGACGTAAACCTAGCCTAATTTTATCGCTGTGGTCACGGCTAAAGGGTGCTACTGGTGTCTTAATTTACTGTCTGCTGGCAGGATTTTTGTTAACACTCGTTGGGCTGGCAGTACCAGTATTTAGTCAAGTGTTTGTAGACGAAATCCTAGTGCAAGGGCGGCAGCACTGGTTGCGTCCGTTGTTATTGGCGATGGCGATCGCAGCAGTCCTCCAAGGAGTATTAACACTACTGCGGTTGCGATATCTGCGTCGCTTAAAAGTCAAGCTGTCTGTGGGAATGTCCAGTCGTTTTCTGTGGCACATCCTGCACTTACCCGTTAACTTCTACGCTCAACGGTTTGCAGGTGAAATTAGTAACCGCACCAGTCTCAACGACCAAGTTGCTGATGTGCTTTCGGGGCGATTGGCAACTACAGTCATTGATGCGGTGATGGTAATTTTTTACGCTTTACTCATGCTCCAATATGACTGGGTACTGACTTTAGTTGTAGCTAGTTTTGCTACTGTGAATGTCTTAACCTTGCAGTGGATCTCCCGTCAGCGCGTCGATGCTAATCAGCGATTAATTCAAGAGTATGGTAAAGCGGCTGGCGCATCCATAGCGGCTCTCCAAAGTATAGAAACTCTTAAAGCATCAGGGTTAGAATCAGATTTCTTTTCGCGGTGGTCAGGGTATTACACCAAAGCAATCAATTCTCAGCAAGAACTAGGGGTGACAAACCAGACTTTCTCAATATTACCTACACTTTTGTCTTCACTCTCATCAATGGCTTTATTAATTGTAGGTGGTTTAAGAGTGATGGATGGACACCTCAGCATCGGAATGCTTATAGCCTTTCAAGGACTGATGCAGAGCTTTTTGCTACCTGTTAATAATCTTGTTAGCTTCGGCAGTACCTTGCAAGAAATGGAAGGGAATTTGATTCGCCTAGATGATGTGTTGGATAACCCGATTGATGAAGCAGGGGGAGCAGGGGAAGAAAAAATCTCTTTGTTTCCCTCATCCCCTCTGCCTAGATTACAGGGGTACATCGAATTAGAGAATGTGACATTTGGCTATAGCCGCTTAGATCCACCTCTAATTGAAAATTTTAGCCTGTCAGTTAAGCCTGGACAACGAGTAGCTTTAGTAGGCGGGAGCGGCTCTGGTAAGTCTACTATAGCCAAACTGGTAAGCGGACTCTACGAACCTTGGGAGGGAGAAATTTGCTTTGATGGTCAACCTAGAAAGCAGATTCCGCAATCGATATTAACTAACTCCGTCGCATTGGTGGAGCAAGATATTTTGATGTTTGGCGGAACTGTTAGAGAAAACTTGACTTTATGGGATACCACAGTACCAGATAAAAATCTAGTGCGGGCTAGTAAAGATGCTGCTATTGATGATGTCATTTTCTCCATGTCTGGCGGGTTTGATGCAGAACTAATTGAAGGAGCGGCTAATTTAAGTGGAGGTCAACGACAGCGATTAGAAATAGCCCGCGCCTTAGTTAATAATCCTTCAATCCTGATTATGGATGAAGCTACCAGCGCCCTAGATTCGGAGACGGAAAAAATTATTGACCAAAATTTGCGGCGACGTGGGTGTACCTGCTTAATTGTTGCACACCGATTAAGCACGATCCGCGATTGTGATGAAATCATTGTCCTTGAACGTGGAAAGGTAGTGCAACGAGGTACTCACGAGGAATTGTGGCAAGTAGAGGGGGTGTATTCACGGTTAATTAGCAGTGAAGAGGGAGCTTAA
- a CDS encoding SDR family oxidoreductase, which yields MTKLILITGISKGLGYAMTEGFIQQGHTVIGCARSSDAIDKIRQKFSATNDFTSVDVANEQLVKKWAEHILDKYAPPDIVINNAAIINYPAPLWEIPSEEFSDLIDINIKGVANIIRHFVPAMVKNKRGIIVNFSSGWGRSTSAQVAPYCASKWAIEGLTRSLAQELPTGMAAIPLNPGIIHTDMLSISFGEEAANYTPVSDWVLKAVPFILKLKPEDNGITLTIH from the coding sequence ATGACTAAACTCATCTTAATTACAGGCATAAGCAAAGGTCTAGGTTATGCGATGACCGAGGGTTTTATTCAACAGGGACATACTGTTATTGGTTGCGCCCGTTCATCAGATGCTATCGATAAAATACGCCAAAAGTTTAGTGCTACTAATGATTTCACATCTGTAGACGTGGCAAATGAACAGCTTGTAAAAAAATGGGCAGAACACATACTTGATAAATATGCACCGCCAGATATAGTGATTAATAATGCGGCAATTATTAATTACCCAGCACCTTTGTGGGAAATTCCATCGGAAGAATTTTCTGATTTAATAGATATCAATATCAAAGGAGTAGCGAATATAATTCGCCATTTCGTACCAGCAATGGTGAAAAACAAACGGGGTATTATTGTTAACTTTAGTTCTGGCTGGGGACGTTCTACTTCAGCCCAAGTTGCACCATACTGTGCTTCCAAGTGGGCAATAGAAGGATTAACTCGTTCTTTGGCACAAGAATTGCCGACTGGTATGGCAGCCATACCCCTCAATCCAGGGATTATTCATACAGATATGCTCTCTATTAGCTTTGGAGAAGAAGCTGCTAATTATACACCCGTATCCGATTGGGTATTGAAAGCTGTACCATTTATTCTCAAATTAAAACCTGAAGATAACGGGATTACTTTGACTATACATTAA